One Williamsia phyllosphaerae genomic window, CCCGCGTCGATCAGTTCCACGCGGTGGTTGACCAACCCCGGTCCGCGCAGCAACGCCAGGCGCAGCGGTTCGTAGTTCTTCTCGGTGTCGCCGGCGTCGGCGACAGCGACCTGATCGGCGACGGCCACGAACCCGGCGTAACTCACCGCGGGCACCAGTGCGATCAACACCACGAGCAACGACTTCCGCGAGAAGTACAGGCACAGACACGGCAGGACGAGACAGAAGAACCGACTCAGGTTCGACCCGACCCCGTTCGGGATGGCGAACACCACGATCGCGGTGGCCATGGCGAGCGGCGCGATCCACCGCTCGGGCGGCGAGGTCAGCGCGACACCGGCACCGGCACCGATCAGCAGGGTCCAGAACAGCGTCGTCCACGGGAACCCCTGTGCGCCCGGCGCGCCGAACAACGCGAACGGCACGATGACCCCGAGTCCCGCACCGACGAGGACGCTCCACACCGCTCGAGATCGGTACGCGCCCAGCAGGAACGGTACGGCGGCCAGACCGACGAAGGCCGGCGCGAGGGGGCTGGCGAGCCCGGAGACCACCAGGACCACGGCACACAGGGTCAGCCGTCCGTGCATCAAGAGCAGTACCGCGGCCAGGGCGATCGCGGCGCCGACGGCGAAGGCGACGCGACCGGACATCATGTTGAGAACCGCGGCGATGACGATCGCCCAGGTCAGCAGCGTGGGGCGGGCCGCGCTGCGCGACAACGGATACGCCATGACGGCGATGGCGAGGGTCGCGATCGCCAACAGCGCCAACGAACCGGTGATCGCGGAGATGGCGGGCACGATCAGCGAGTAGCTGCCGGGCGAGACCCCGCCGTACCAACCGAACCAGTAGCCCAGACCGACGCCGGAACGAGCGGCCTCCTCGCGGGCGATGGCCGCCTGGAGATCACCGAGGGTGGGACTGAGCGCCAAGAGGACGACGGTCGCGACCACCGCCGCCGCCAGTGGGAGTGCAATCCGCCAGCGGCGTTGCTCGGCGGCGACCCCCACGCTCATTCGAGCGTCGCCGCACCCGCACGTCGGCGTCGGACCCGTGCGATCCACAACCATCGGACGCCGAACACGACACTCGCGCCCGCGGCCAGCGTGGCCAGACCCGCGAGGACGTCGAGGATGAAGTGGTTCCCCGAGCCCATCACGACGAAGAACGTGGTGAAGGGGTAGATGAGACCGAGGATGCGCACCCACATGCGGCGCGCGAGGAAGAACAGTGTGAGTCCGCACCACGCGGCCCACGCGCAGTGCAGCGACGGCATCGCCGCGTACTGGTTGGAGATCGCGTCGGAGCCCGGGGTGCCCGATTCCGGCCACCAACCCCACGACGCGGTCTGGCTCATGATGTCGACGAAGCCCTCGGTGGTGAGCAGCCGGGGCGGTGCCGTCGGGTACCAGTAGAACCCGATCAGCGCGAGCACCGTGGTGGTGATCAGCACGGCACTGACCTTGCGGTAGTGCGGCTTTCGACGGAAGAACAGCCAGATGAGAACACCCGGGGTCACGATGAAGTGCAGCGTCGCGTACTGCAGCGCGACCACATCGGCGACGATCGGGGTGTTGTGCACCCACTCGTTGAGCGGTCGCTCCAGGGCGATGTGCCAGGCGTCCTCGATGCGCAGGAGCTCGTAGCCGTTGGCGAAGGCCTTGTCGGCGACCTCGCCGACGCTGTTGCGGATGGCCGAGTAGATCGCGTAGAGCCCACCGATGAGGAGCAGTTCGACCCACCAGCGCGGCTGGGACATGTACTTCACGACGGTCGAGAGGACGTTGAAGCGCGAACGGACGAGGTCTGACTCGAGGGCGCGTAGCCGGGCGTCGTCTCCGGTGGTGGTCGCGGTGGTCTTCGCAGACTCCGAGGACGGGTCCGTCAGATCGCGCGAGGTATCAGCGGTCGACATGACGTGGCTCCCGCATCGGTCCTCCAGATCACCGGTTCACCTGGTGCTCCAGGTGGCGGCCGGTTCACTCGCACCGCCGCAGAACTGTCCTTCGGAGACAGCATTGCGAGGAATACTAACGGAGGATGCGGGGTATCCCACCCATCACACCTCGGCAAACAACGGTTGAACAGGACCGATTGGTGCACATTTCATACTTGAGGACGAGACGCGGAGCAGGTCAACGGGCCCCGGTCGTTCGCCGTGCTTGTGACTGAGATCACTGTCCGTCGAGCAGATGTACGACCCGGCGCAGCGCGAACTCGTAGCCCTGCACCCCGCAGCCGGCGATGACCGCGGCCGCGATGCCCGACACATAGGAGGTGTGGCGGAACTCCTCGCGGGCGGCGACGTTGCTGATGTGCACCTCGATCACCGGCACGTCGGGGATCACCAACGCGTCGCGCAGGGCCACCGACGTGTGCGTCCACCCACCCGGGTTGATCACGATCGCGTCGAACTCCCCGCGGGCGGCGTGGATCCACTCGAGCATCTCGCCCTCGTGGTTGGTCTGGCGCGCCGAGACCGTCAGCCCCAGCTCCGACGCCGTGCGCTGCGCCAGCGCCTCCACGTCGGCCAGTGAGGCGGCGCCGTAGACCTCGGGCTGCCGAACCCCGAGCATGTTGAGGTTGGGCCCGTTGAGGAGCAACACCCGATGCGTGGACATGACGCCCACCTTAGGGCGACGACCGCGAGATCAACACGACCTCGGCACCCCCGCCCACAGGGTTCGTAGTTAACATCATCGTTTGTGCCCGATGACCTCAGCAGGCCCGTGACGGGCGAATCCGTTCCGACGGAGACCCCCGAACGTCCAGCACGGTCACGGGCCGACCGGATCCGCATCGCCAAGATCGTCGCGATCGTCGCCGGGTTGCTCGGCTTCATCCTGGCCCTGGCCACCCCGCTGCTGCCCGTGAAGCAGACCACCGCACAGATCAACTGGCCGCAGGTCACCTCGGCGACGCAGCAGATCGGGTCGGTCTCCGCGCCGCTCATCAGCTACGTCCCCATCGACGTCGAGATCTCCGTGCCGTGTTCGGCCATCGGTCAACTCGGCACCACCGGCCAGTCCGTCCTGGTGTCCACCACGCCCAAGGACGCCCCCAAGGCGGTCGAGCGCGGTCTGTTCATCCGGACCACCGGCAAGGCCACCGACCCGCCGACGCAGCGGTCGGTGGAGGTCGTGGTCCGCAACGTCCCGCTGGTGAGCGCATCGCTGGCGCAGATCCAGTCGCAGAACTGTCAGCGCATCGACGTCACGGCCACCTCCGACGCGGTCACCGCCTCATTCGTCGGGATGACCGATGACGACGGCGCCCCGCTGACCGGCTCGACCTCCGACGGTGACCAGCGCCCGCAGCTCACCGGCATCTACACCGACCTGACGACCACCGCGGGCCAGGTCGACGGGCTGAAGGCACACGCCACCATCGATTCGCGCTACTCCACCGGCTCGACGGTCATCAAGTGGACCGCGATCATCGTCGGCGTCATCGCGACCCTCGTGGCGCTCGCGGCGTTGAGCGTCCTCGACGGCACCGACGGCCGCCGACACCGCCGCTTCCTCCCGGCCCGGTGGTGGCGGTTCAACCCACGCGACGCGGTCGTCGTCGGCGGCCTGATCGTCTGGCACTTCGTCGGCGCCAACACCTCCGACGACGGCTACCTGCTGACGATGTCGCGGGTCGCCGAGCACGCGCACTACACGGCCAACTACTACCGCTGGTACGGCGCACCCGAGGCACCGTTCGGCTGGTACTACCAGGTCTTCGGCTGGCTGGCCCACGTCACCACCGCCAGCCCGTGGATGCGCCTGCCCGCGCTGCTGTGCGGGATCCTGGTGTGGCTCATCATCTCCCACGAGATCCTCCCCCGCCTCGGACGCGCGGCGATCACCAACCGCCTCGTCCCGTGGACCGCGGCGTTCGTGTTCATGGCCTCGTGGTTCCCGTTCAACAACGGTCTGCGCCCCGAGCCGATCATCTGCCTCGGCGCCCTGCTGACCTGGTGCTCGGTCGAACGCGCCATCGCCACCGGCCGCACACTGCCCGCCGCCATCGCCTGCACCGTGGGCGCATTCAGCCTCGCCGCCGGACCGACCGGCCTGATGGCCGTCGCCGCGCTCATCGCGGGCGGCCGACCGATGGTGATGTCGATCGTCAAGCGCAGCAAGGTGATCCAGGGTGACCCGAAGGAATCGGGGGCGTTCTCCCGGGGACGGCTCGTCGCCTACCTGGCGATGATCGCCCCGGTGCTCGCCGCGGGCACCTTCGTCATCTTCGTGGTCTTCTCCAACCTGACCCTCACCGCGTTCGTGCAGGCATCGAAGATGAAGACCGCGCTCGGACCGTCGCTGAGCTGGTACAACGAGATCAACCGATACTCGGCACTGTTCGAGTTCTCGGCCAACGGATCGGTCGGGCGCCGCTTCGCGGTGCTGATCATGTTCGTCGGCCTGCTCGTCTCGGCGACGATGCTGTTCCGCAAGAACCGGATCCCCGGTACCGCTGTCGGCCCGACGCGCCGGATCGTCGGCATCACGTTCGCGTCGCTGATCTTCCTCATGTTCACGCCCACCAAGTGGACACACCACTTCGGCGTGTTCGCCGGACTGGCCGCCGCACTGGCCGCCATCGCGGTGATCTCGATGAGCGCCCACGCCATGCGGTCACGCCGCAACCGCACCCTGGTGACCGCTCTCATCCTCTTCGTGACCGGCCTGTCGTTCACCGGCCCCAACGCGTACTTCTACATCTCCAACTACGGCGTTCCCTACGGCTCACAGCCGGTACGCCTCGGCGTCGCGCTCGGCAGCCTGCTGCTCTACGCGAGCGTCCTGACGCTGATCCTGGCCGGCTGGTTCCACCTCCGCGACCCCTATCGAGCGCCCGCGCCGGAGCGCCCGGCCCCCACCGGCTGGCGCAGCGTCTGCGCCGCCCCGTTGTTGGTGATCGGTCTGCTGCTCGTGGCCTTCGAGATCTCCACCGCGTCGGTGTCCGGCATCAACCAGAGCGGTTCGTTCTCGGTGCCGACCTCCAACTTCGACGCCCTCGCGGGCAAGCCGTGCTCGATGGCCGACAAGGTTCTCGTCGAACCGAACCCGAACGCCGGTCTGCTCACGCCGATCGACCGCCGCAGTCCCGACCCTCTCGCCGGACCGGCCCCCGCCGGGACCGAGGAGAGCCCGGCCCAGACCAGCGGCTTCACCCCCAACGGTCTGCCGATGACCCTGGATTCCGCGGCGAGCGCCGACTCCCTGGGCGTGCTGAGCTCGAACGTGGCGGCATCCCCCGACGTGCTGACCAACAACACCGGCGGCACCGGCGGCGGCGAGAACGACCAGCCCGGCATCAACGGCAGCACCGCGAAGCTGCCGTTCGGGCTCGACCCGGCGACCACCCCCGTCCTGGGCAGCTACTCGACCACCGACCAGGTCCCCGCGCGACTGACATCGTCCTGGTACCGCCTGCCCGCCAAGACGGCGAACACGCCGCTGGTGACGATGGCCGTCGCCGGCAACTACGACGGCAAGGACCTGAAGCTCGAGTACAGCACCGACCCCGTCCGGTCCGACGGCACCAGCCGCGACACCGACTTCACCTCCGCGGGTGACGTGGAGATGATCGATCCCGGGCCGAGCCCGTCGTGGCGCAACCTGCGGGTCTACCGCAGCTCGTTCCCCGCCGACACCACCGCGGTGCGCATCGTCGCCAAGGACGAGAACCTGGCCTCGGACCGCTTCATCGTGGTCAGCCCGCCCCGGGTGCCCGAGCTGGAGACCCTGCAGTCACTGGTCGGCAGTTCCGCGCCGGTTCAGATCGACTGGACCTCCGGGTTGGCGTTCCCGTGCCAGCGGCCGTTCGACCACAGCGACGGCGTGGCCGAGATCCCGCAGTGGCGGATCATGCCCGGCGCCGACCTGTCCGCAGCGGTCTCGGCGTGGCAGGACTCGTTCGGCGGTGGCCCGCTCGGGTGGATCGAGGTCGCACTCGACTCGACGACCGTTCCGAGCTACCTGACCAACGACATCGGTCGTGACTGGGGCTCGCTCCTGCGCTACGAGCCGTTCAACGACACGACCCGGCTTGCGCAGCTGGAACTGGGTACCGCCACCAGGTCCGGCCTGTGGAGCCCGTCACCGATCCGCTACTGATCGTCGGCCGCCGCATCAGGGAGATGCGGCGGTCTCAGGTCCATCGCATAGCATCGTTGCTCGTGCCGATGACTGCCCGACTGTCCAGTGCGACAACCGCTCGCCTGGTGGCCGTGACAGCCGGTTTGGTCGGCATTTTCCTGTGTGCGCTGACCCCGCTGCTGCCGGTGAACCAGACCACGTCCAGCTTCGACTGGCCCTCCGGGCAGTCGTTGTCGCCGGACACCCCGTCAGTGGTCGCGCCGCTGACCGCCCAGACGCCCCAGGCGCTGCAGGCGTCGATCCCGTGTTCGCTGTTCAGCTCGCTGGGCACCGACGGCGGCGTCCTGCTGACGACTATGCCGACCAACGCCGACCGCGCCGCGCAGAAGGCGCTGACCATCTCGGCGAACGCCTCGACGGTCACCGTCAGCTTCCGTAACTCCGTCGCCGCGACCGCCACGCGGACACAGGTCGCCTCACCGCAGTGCCGCTCGCTGGAGGTCTTCTCGCGCAGCACCGGCCCCGGCGCGCAGTTCGTCGGTCTCGGACCGTCGACGACGCTCGAGCCCGACAAACGCCCGCAGGTCGCGGGCATCTACTCCACGCTGAGCACCCCGCAGGTTCAGGCCGCGGCCGGTACGGGCCTGCGGGTCCACGTCGACATCGACAACCGCTTCGCCACCACCCCGTCGGCGATCAAGCTCGCCGCGATGATCCTGGGCATCCTCGCGATCGTGTTGTCCCTGGCCGCACTCGCCCGCCTCGACTGGCTCGGCGGCTACCACCGCCGGATCGGGGTGCGTTCGTGGGCGCGGGTCCTGGCTCCCCGCATCAGCGACATGGCCGTCACCGCCGTCCTCGCGCTCTGGCTGTTCCTCGGCGCGGGCACGCCCGACGACGGCTACATCCTCACGATGGGCCGCGCGGCCGAGTCCAGCGGTTACCTGGCGAACTACTTCCGCTACTTCAACGCCCCCGAGGCGCCGTTCGACTGGTACTACAGCCTGCTGTCGCACTGGTCGCAGGTGTCCACGGCAGGCATCTGGATGCACATCCCGGCCCTCGTCGCGGGCCTGCTGTCCTGGTTCGTGCTGAGCCGCGTGCTCCTGCCGCGGATGGGTGCGGCGGTCCGACGCAGCGGGTGGGCCATCTGGGCGGCGGCGACGGTCTTCGTGGCGTTCTGGCTGCCGTTCAACAGCGGTCTGCGCAGCGAGCCGATCATCGTGGCCGGATCGCTGCTCACCTGGTGGGGCGTCGAGCAGGCGATCGCGACCCGTCGCCTGCTGCCCGCGGCGCTCGCGGCAGGCGCGGCCGGGCTGACCCTCGCGCTCGCGCCCCACGGCATCATCGCCGTCGCGCTGCTCGTCGTCGGCGCCCGGCCGCTGCTCAAGATCCTGCTGGCCCGCCGCCGCGAGGTCGGTCTGCTCGCGCTGTTGGCGCCGGTGCTGGCCGCGGCGGCCTTCACCGTGCTGGTGGTGTTCCGCGACCAGACGCTGGCGACCGTGTACGACGCGGTCCGGATCCGCTACACCGTCGGTCCGACCATCTCCTGGAACCAGGAGTACCTGCGGTACTACTTCATCACCGTCACCACCGAGGACGGCGCTCTCACGCGCCGCGTCCCGCTGCTCCTGCTCGTGGCCGGGCTGTTCGTGGTCCTCGCGGTGATGTTGCGGCGCAAGCGGATCCGCGGCGTCGACCCGGGACCGGTGTGGCGTGTCATCGGAGCCAGTCTGTTGACGATGCTCCTGCTGTCGTTCACCCCC contains:
- a CDS encoding phosphatase PAP2 family protein; this translates as MSTADTSRDLTDPSSESAKTTATTTGDDARLRALESDLVRSRFNVLSTVVKYMSQPRWWVELLLIGGLYAIYSAIRNSVGEVADKAFANGYELLRIEDAWHIALERPLNEWVHNTPIVADVVALQYATLHFIVTPGVLIWLFFRRKPHYRKVSAVLITTTVLALIGFYWYPTAPPRLLTTEGFVDIMSQTASWGWWPESGTPGSDAISNQYAAMPSLHCAWAAWCGLTLFFLARRMWVRILGLIYPFTTFFVVMGSGNHFILDVLAGLATLAAGASVVFGVRWLWIARVRRRRAGAATLE
- the aroQ gene encoding type II 3-dehydroquinate dehydratase — protein: MSTHRVLLLNGPNLNMLGVRQPEVYGAASLADVEALAQRTASELGLTVSARQTNHEGEMLEWIHAARGEFDAIVINPGGWTHTSVALRDALVIPDVPVIEVHISNVAAREEFRHTSYVSGIAAAVIAGCGVQGYEFALRRVVHLLDGQ
- a CDS encoding arabinosyltransferase domain-containing protein, with the translated sequence MTGESVPTETPERPARSRADRIRIAKIVAIVAGLLGFILALATPLLPVKQTTAQINWPQVTSATQQIGSVSAPLISYVPIDVEISVPCSAIGQLGTTGQSVLVSTTPKDAPKAVERGLFIRTTGKATDPPTQRSVEVVVRNVPLVSASLAQIQSQNCQRIDVTATSDAVTASFVGMTDDDGAPLTGSTSDGDQRPQLTGIYTDLTTTAGQVDGLKAHATIDSRYSTGSTVIKWTAIIVGVIATLVALAALSVLDGTDGRRHRRFLPARWWRFNPRDAVVVGGLIVWHFVGANTSDDGYLLTMSRVAEHAHYTANYYRWYGAPEAPFGWYYQVFGWLAHVTTASPWMRLPALLCGILVWLIISHEILPRLGRAAITNRLVPWTAAFVFMASWFPFNNGLRPEPIICLGALLTWCSVERAIATGRTLPAAIACTVGAFSLAAGPTGLMAVAALIAGGRPMVMSIVKRSKVIQGDPKESGAFSRGRLVAYLAMIAPVLAAGTFVIFVVFSNLTLTAFVQASKMKTALGPSLSWYNEINRYSALFEFSANGSVGRRFAVLIMFVGLLVSATMLFRKNRIPGTAVGPTRRIVGITFASLIFLMFTPTKWTHHFGVFAGLAAALAAIAVISMSAHAMRSRRNRTLVTALILFVTGLSFTGPNAYFYISNYGVPYGSQPVRLGVALGSLLLYASVLTLILAGWFHLRDPYRAPAPERPAPTGWRSVCAAPLLVIGLLLVAFEISTASVSGINQSGSFSVPTSNFDALAGKPCSMADKVLVEPNPNAGLLTPIDRRSPDPLAGPAPAGTEESPAQTSGFTPNGLPMTLDSAASADSLGVLSSNVAASPDVLTNNTGGTGGGENDQPGINGSTAKLPFGLDPATTPVLGSYSTTDQVPARLTSSWYRLPAKTANTPLVTMAVAGNYDGKDLKLEYSTDPVRSDGTSRDTDFTSAGDVEMIDPGPSPSWRNLRVYRSSFPADTTAVRIVAKDENLASDRFIVVSPPRVPELETLQSLVGSSAPVQIDWTSGLAFPCQRPFDHSDGVAEIPQWRIMPGADLSAAVSAWQDSFGGGPLGWIEVALDSTTVPSYLTNDIGRDWGSLLRYEPFNDTTRLAQLELGTATRSGLWSPSPIRY
- a CDS encoding arabinosyltransferase domain-containing protein; this encodes MTARLSSATTARLVAVTAGLVGIFLCALTPLLPVNQTTSSFDWPSGQSLSPDTPSVVAPLTAQTPQALQASIPCSLFSSLGTDGGVLLTTMPTNADRAAQKALTISANASTVTVSFRNSVAATATRTQVASPQCRSLEVFSRSTGPGAQFVGLGPSTTLEPDKRPQVAGIYSTLSTPQVQAAAGTGLRVHVDIDNRFATTPSAIKLAAMILGILAIVLSLAALARLDWLGGYHRRIGVRSWARVLAPRISDMAVTAVLALWLFLGAGTPDDGYILTMGRAAESSGYLANYFRYFNAPEAPFDWYYSLLSHWSQVSTAGIWMHIPALVAGLLSWFVLSRVLLPRMGAAVRRSGWAIWAAATVFVAFWLPFNSGLRSEPIIVAGSLLTWWGVEQAIATRRLLPAALAAGAAGLTLALAPHGIIAVALLVVGARPLLKILLARRREVGLLALLAPVLAAAAFTVLVVFRDQTLATVYDAVRIRYTVGPTISWNQEYLRYYFITVTTEDGALTRRVPLLLLVAGLFVVLAVMLRRKRIRGVDPGPVWRVIGASLLTMLLLSFTPSKWTIQFGIFAGFGAALAAAATLAVAQSAARSSRNLSVFVSGLLFALAAAMAGKNAWPWAYDFGISWFDRAPVVAGQQVSTLFLILAVLAGALAVFQHLRLDFSTNRGLAHAQATEVSDAEHVTDTGDRRRLVLASSPIAVIAALMVICELAVFAKAAVSRGDEFTVLGANARALTGDTCAMADKVLVEPDANRGTLSPADGKSASAALAGSGAVGFTPSGVAGDLSPEPGSSKPGQMNVAGSVAKPFTISGGYAGTLGGNGPRTVNGSTAALPFGLDPDTTPVLGSFGYNSGQASLTTDWYSLPARTSTPLLVISAAGAISSVGEDGVGVFGQKLNVEFGRPGPAGEFEPVGASFMPIDPGPEQPNRPWRNLRVPMSVVPPRATVMRLVAADNNVNSDQWLAVTPPRAAQLQTLQRVIGTDDPTLIDFTVAAQFPCQQPITSTDGVMSVPRWRILPDRITAVSQSRTWQDADAGGLLAVSDATARATTMPSYLDNDWYRDWGSVERFTPLSTDAATARISTGTQDRWGWSREGSIRVVSTDD